A genomic segment from Fundulus heteroclitus isolate FHET01 chromosome 6, MU-UCD_Fhet_4.1, whole genome shotgun sequence encodes:
- the LOC105925197 gene encoding neuromedin-U receptor 1, giving the protein MPELNCSLAALVMTDAAVVSDRGCPEIAVMCGMNVSWLLAIATEKDLKELCLSEKDYLTLQLGPTKSPRFLPVCIGYLVIFMVGVLGNSLTCTVILRYKVMQTPTNYYLLSLAISDLLVLLLGMPLELYEMQQNYPFLLGEGGCYFKVFLFETVCFASILNVTALSVERYVAVVHPLKVKYLATRAHVKRVILVLWGLSMLCAVPNTSLHGIVLLPPRFGREFPQSATCSLVKPTWMYNMIILISTLAFFAVPLLIISILYLIIGLRLHREKVRNMEAANGSFGPGSLSNSHTQRLSKRNLQVTKMLCVLVVVFSLCWAPFHVDRLMWSYMDRESVQHQVIFETVHIISGVCFYLSSAVNPILYNLMSTRFRERFGHITCHSKACPARSHFKMNQRSTLSEEVQNSKKWT; this is encoded by the exons ATGCCAGAGCTGAACTGCTCCCTCGCTGCTCTGGTCATGACTGATGCCGCAGTCGTCAGTGACAGGGGATGTCCAGAGATTGCTGTGATGTGTGGGATGAATGTCTCCTGGCTTTTGGCCATTGCCACTGAAAAAGATCTGAAGGAATTGTGCTTGAGCGAGAAGGATTACCTTACCCTGCAATTGGGGCCAACAAAGTCCCCCAGGTTTCTTCCTGTGTGTATCGGCTACCTTGTTATTTTCATGGTGGGTGTCCTGGGAAATTCCCTGACCTGTACCGTGATTTTGCGCTACAAGGTGATGCAGACACCCACCAACTATTACCTGCTCAGCCTGGCCATCTCTGacctgctggtgctgctgctgggcaTGCCATTAGAGCTCTACGAGATGCAACAGAACTACCCCTTCCTGCTCGGGGAAGGGGGCTGCTACTTCAAAGTCTTCCTGTTTGAGACTGTCTGCTTTGCCTCCATCCTCAATGTCACAGCCCTCAGTGTGGAACGCTACGTAGCCGTGGTGCATCCCCTTAAAGTCAAGTACTTGGCAACACGTGCCCATGTCAAGAGGGTCATCTTGGTGCTGTGGGGGCTGTCCATGCTGTGTGCTGTGCCAAACACCAGTCTGCACGGGATAGTGCTGCTTCCTCCGCGGTTTGGACGAGAGTTCCCCCAGTCTGCTACATGTA GTCTGGTCAAGCCTACCTGGATGTACAACATGATTATCCTGATCTCCACACTGGCCTTCTTTGCCGTCCCTTTGTTGATCATTAGCATTCTTTACCTGATCATCGGCCTGCGGCTGCACAGAGAGAAGGTCAGGAACATGGAGGCGGCCAATGGCAGCTTTGGACCTGGCTCTCTGTCCAATTCCCACACGCAGAGGTTGAGCAAACGCAACCTGCAAGTCACCAAGATGCTCT GCGTGCTGGTTGTCGTCTTTAGCCTCTGCTGGGCTCCCTTCCACGTGGACCGCTTGATGTGGAGCTACATGGACAGGGAGTCCGTGCAGCACCAGGTGATCTTTGAAACCGTCCACATCATCTCCGGCGTCTGCTTCTACCTGAGTTCTGCCGTCAACCCCATCCTCTACAACCTGATGTCGACGCGGTTCAGGGAGCGGTTCGGTCACATCACGTGCCACTCCAAGGCCTGTCCGGCGCGTTCACACTTCAAGATGAATCAGCGCAGCACCTTGAGCGAGGAAGTGCAGAACAGCAAGAAATGGACTTAG